A genomic window from Anoplolepis gracilipes chromosome 6, ASM4749672v1, whole genome shotgun sequence includes:
- the LOC140667020 gene encoding putative inactive tyrosine-protein kinase Wsck, with amino-acid sequence MSKMTMTVTFLLFIIYGVYLACAQKYEGCFRSSASELPSPTLGYASVPAECAQKCRSHYYMFAALMNGQLCYCISRFGQGGPSNGCNVPCTNDPNNYCGSYEAMSVYATGQQGPSPPRRIQVTRDDIDALVITWQPPDIPNGNVMFYTVRAVAIKTHASNVLPPVESQIQGGASNSTILRGLQPGTKYNISIVANNTQGPSDPAYAVAWTLIGPSEKPVTPEVLERGDSTVTVMLTEGHSEYGPISAYQVVVVQAGTIPPVGSHVEYLKYESASKQGLNYYVTAQFDPSDFHKYKRFIVGDGKMIGGYYNVPLKNYFVSAQIGLVVISRIGAEIQRSYSDLANNMFNREATETNQMDTTALVLCIAITILSILLGALIFLYFVLRRRHERFNMRKLPEQQELTLQGPVYEVDNMGYIPEDIPERVNHYQELKKKVWSIPQNALSVDSFVVRRGRFGTVHTGTVTKDDGSSGPVTIHTIADGALKGSDKRHMLRELDVCIRVGSMKYLAGLVGTCETSDTLYVVLESPPHILKNRLLGARSGDAFPTNRILSISTSIAVALQYLADYKIIHTRLCARSVGLTNDWTPKLIGHGIGKYSLEDVKYARWTAIECFDRQKKHQPGVIWSFGVLLWEILSMGGTPYSNLTLDSEVEDAVSQGVRLPQLLDVPDPIYEVMLSCWRDDPEERPTFDELTRLDTLTMCPITAITEPYIPELELN; translated from the exons ATGTCCAAAATGACGATGACTGTCACATTCCTCTTATTTATCATCTATGGTGTTTACCTTGCGTGCGCTCAAAAGTACGAGGGTTGTTTCCGCAGTTCCGCCTCGGAATTACCGTCGCCGACACTGGGATACGCCAGCGTTCCTGCCGAGTGTGCACAAAAATGCCGTTCTCATTATTACAT GTTCGCGGCGTTAATGAATGGGCAGCTGTGTTACTGCATCAGCAGATTTGGACAGGGAGGTCCGTCAAATGGTTGTAACGTTCCTTGCACCAATGATCCTAATAATTATTGCGGCAGCTATGAAGCTATGAGCGTTTATGCCACTGGCCAGCAAG ggCCAAGTCCACCGAGGAGGATACAAGTAACTAGAGACGACATAGATGCCCTTGTAATAACATGGCAGCCACCTGACATACCCAATGGAAATGTTATGTTTTACACTGTTCGCGCTGTCGCTATAAAAACACACGCTAGCAACGTTTTACCACCTGTTGAAAGTCAGATTCAGGGAGGTGCATCGAACAGCACAATCTTGAGAGGTCTTCAACCAGGCaccaaatataatatatctatcgTTGCCAACAATACGCAGGGACCTAGCGATCCAGCATACGCTGTAGCATGGACCTTGATAGGACCTTCCGAAAAACCAGTTACTCCCGAGGTATTGGAACGTGGGGACAGCACCGTAACCGTCATGCTCACCGAAGGTCACAGCGAATACGGACCGATCAGCGCGTATCAGGTAGTCGTTGTACAAGCTGGCACTATACCTCCAGTTGGCTCTCACGTTGAATACTTAAAGTATGAGAGCGCATCGAAGCAGGGCTTAAATTACTATGTTACTGCGCAATTCGACCCATCGGACTTTCATAAATACAAGAGATTCATCGTAGGCGATGGCAAGATGATTGGAGGTTACTATAACGTTCCattgaagaattattttgtatcCGCACAGATTGGCCTCGTGGTGATTTCGCGAATAGGGGCGGAGATACAACGTTCCTATTCCGATCTGGCCAATAACATGTTCAATCGCGAAGCGACAGAGACGAACCAAATGGATACTACCGCTCTCGTGTTATGCATTGCAATTACAATCTTGAGTATACTGCTCGGCGCTTTGATATTCCTGTACTTTGTATTGCGACGACGACACGAAAGATTCAATATGCGGAAGTTGCCGGAACAGCAGGAACTCACGTTGCAAGGTCCGGTATATGAGGTAGATAACATGGGTTACATTCCAGAGGACATTCCCGAGAGAGTAAATCATTATCAAGAATTGAAGAAGAAAGTGTGGAGTATACCGCAAAACGCTCTGTCCGTTGATAGTTTTGTCGTGCGCAGAGGTCGATTCGGTACTGTGCATACTGGAACTGTCACGAAGGATGATGGCTCCTCCGGTCCGGTCACGATTCACACCATAGCCGACGGCGCCCTGAAAGGATCCGACAAACGGCATATGCTGAGAGAATTGGACGTGTGCATTCGAGTGGGTTCCATGAAGTATCTCGCGGGACTTGTTGGAACTTGCGAGACCTCCGATACGCTGTATGTCGTTCTCGAATCACCACCGCACATCTTGAAAAATCGTCTGTTAGGCGCGCGATCCGGGGATGCGTTTCCGACAAATCGAATATTGTCCATTTCGACCTCGATAGCGGTCGCGTTACAATATCTGGCGGATTATAAGATTATTCATACCCGTCTTTGCGCACGAAGCGTAGGGCTAACAAATGACTGGACGCCTAAACTTATTGGTCACGGTATCGGCAAGTACTCTTTGGAAGACGTCAAATATGCCAGATGGACGGCGATCGAATGCTTCGATCGTCAGAAGAAACATCAGCCGGGTGTGATCTGGTCATTCGGTGTACTTTTGTGGGAGATACTTAGCATGGGCGGTACGCCATACTCGAACTTGACGCTCGACAGCGAGGTAGAGGACGCAGTTTCGCAAGGTGTACGGTTACCGCAATTGTTGGACGTTCCAGATCCGATTTACGAGGTCATGTTGTCTTGCTGGCGAGATGATCCCGAAGAGCGGCCAACGTTTGATGAACTTACACGACTG GATACTTTAACCATGTGCCCAATCACCGCAATCACAGAGCCTTACATACCTGAATTGGAGTTGAACTAA
- the LOC140667294 gene encoding carboxylesterase 5A yields MRRATWWFFASILLLVQRNHVIRAQRTHARQGFNRETTTTITIPNQGTILGKEVTIGNSIKVTQYLGIPYAQAPIGDLRFARPVTDPLPSWNDVRNATQFAPSCQQVKGPLKLHEKLYKRLLSDIPDPGFSEDCLFLNIFVPDASRQNERWPVMVWFHGGDFNTGTPAIWDASIFVMKQKVLVVTVAYRLNILGFFTTTDPEAPGNYGMFDQIAALDWIKRNIKHFNGSPNNIVIYGHSSGAISVGLHMLSPLSKGKFSKAIAMSGDAVGSVGSPATESQVVNVIADKFGCNRQPTSALMECLRRLEADFIIKHTSDIETWGPIVDAETNNETEPFLPEHPKDILDSGNFNAVPLVVGYTKNEQALALIESTNGRNLENGLSPEKFETMITDDFSSVVPIADENSTCESKPEMVTNAVLFLYKPYPPTRNATVYRDRYLDLQTERTFASGLTLLAGKVAKQAATFVYRFDYRAKTQPVTKDVPEWAGVPHMFELPFVWGLPFQMGGTLQWLPNDRKTSDTMMTMMATFAKTGEPSITGGTGPPVKWEPFTQDNPRILIVDKNIDMGEPNAVDHMALAFWNDYYPQIVEEATTCCNITSTARRLFSYSVYLSGMTTTMALHLFWF; encoded by the exons ATGAGGCGCGCGACGTGGTGGTTTTTCGCGTCGATTTTGCTTCTCGTCCAGAGGAACCACGTTATCCGCGCTCAGAGGACCCATGCGAGACAGGGTTTCAATCGTGAGACCACGACGACTATTACGATACCGAACCAGGGAACCATCCTCGGCAAAGAG GTAACCATCGGCAATTCGATAAAAGTGACGCAGTACCTCGGCATCCCTTACGCACAAGCTCCGATAGGTGATCTTCGCTTCGCGCGGCCGGTGACAGATCCTCTTCCCTCTTGGAACGACGTGAGAAATGCAACGCAATTCGCACCGTCGTGTCAGCAAGTCAAGGGTCCTCTTAAATTGCACGAGAAACTTTACAAACGATTGCTATCGGATATACCTGATCCTGGATTCAGCGAGGACTGCCTTTTCTTGAACATCTTCGTTCCTGATG CAAGCCGCCAAAACGAGCGATGGCCGGTGATGGTTTGGTTCCACGGTGGCGACTTCAATACCGGGACTCCAGCGATTTGGGACGCTTCCATATTCGTTATGAAACAAAAG GTGCTAGTGGTGACGGTGGCGTATCGATTAAACATCCTGGGATTCTTCACGACGACAGACCCCGAAGCTCCCGGCAATTATGGTATGTTCGATCAAATCGCCGCCCTCGACTGGATAAAACGTAACATCAAGCACTTTAACGGCTCGCCCAACAACATCGTCATCTACGGCCACAGTTCTGGCGCGATAAGCGTGGGCCTGCACATGCTGAGTCCGCTCAGCAAGGGCAAGTTCAGCAAGGCGATCGCCATGAGCGGCGACGCCGTCGGTTCCGTCGGCTCGCCGGCAACGGAATCTCAGGTCGTAAACGTCATAGCCGACAAGTTCGGCTGTAACCGGCAACCCACCAGCGCCCTAATGGAGTGCCTGCGCCGACTCGAAGCCGATTTCATCATCAAGCATACCTCCGACATCGAGACCTGGGGCCCGATCGTCGACGCCGAGACAAACAATGAGACGGAACCTTTCCTTCCCGAACACCCGAAGGATATCCTAGATAGCG GCAACTTTAACGCGGTGCCGCTGGTCGTCGGTTACACGAAGAACGAGCAAGCGCTGGCGCTTATAGAATCGACGAACGGACGGAATTTAGAGAACGGACTATCCCCGGAAAAATTTGAGACGATGATCACAGACGACTTCTCCTCGGTGGTGCCGATCGCGGATGAGAACAGCACCTGCGAGTCAAAGCCCGAGATGGTGACGAACGCGGTGTTGTTCTTGTACAAACCATATCCACCCACGAGAAACGCAACGGTGTATCGCGACCGATACTTGGATCTGCAAACGGAAAGGACTTTTGCGTCCGGCCTGACGTTGCTAGCCGGCAAGGTGGCGAAACAGGCGGCGACTTTTGTCTATCGATTCGACTACCGTGCCAAGACGCAACCGGTCACGAAGGACGTACCGGAATGGGCGGGCGTGCCACATATGTTCGAACTACCATTTGTCTGGGGGTTACCGTTCCAGATGGGTGGCACGTTGCAATGGTTGCCTAATGACAGGAAAACGTCCGACACGATGATGACGATGATGGCAACATTCGCCAAGACTGGGGAGCCTTCCATCACAGGTGGGACTGGGCCGCCAGTCAAGTGGGAGCCCTTCACGCAAGACAATCCGAGGATTCTAATTGTCGATAAGAATATCGACATGGGCGAGCCGAATGCGGTGGATCATATGGCGCTCGCGTTCTGGAACGATTATTATCCGCAAATCGTAGAAGAGGCGACGACCTGTTGCAACATCACCAGCACGGCACGGAGACTATTTTCTTACAGCGTGTATCTCAGTGGCATGACGACCACGATGGCGTTACATCTCTTCTGGTTCTAG